DNA sequence from the Deltaproteobacteria bacterium HGW-Deltaproteobacteria-2 genome:
TCCGCGCACCGCGCGAACATATTCCTCCGATACATACATTTTTGTCGGAGAAAATCCCTGAGGATAATAAGCACCCACAGAACCTACCACTATAAAAAAGAGATATTCACTAGCCGGATGCACACCCAGTGCCGCTTCAGTGGCAATCATCGTCGGACGTATATATAAAGATGTTCCTTCACCACGGGGTATCCATTCCTTTTCCAGAATAACAAGCTTCTTGATAGCTTCCAGAAAAATTTTCTCATCCATCTTTGGCATGCAGAGTCTTTCTGCGGAAACATTCATTCTTTTAATGTTTTCCATAGGACGGAAAAGATAAATTTCGTCTTTTGGACCGCGATAGGCCTTGAGACCTTCAAATATCTCCTGACCGTAATGCAAACACATAGCCGTTGGATCCAACTGTAATTTACGGTATGGCTCAATTACCGGATCATACCACCCTTTGCCTTCTTTATATTTCATATTGAAAAAGTGGTCCGTAACCACCTTGCCAAAACCAAGCTTGGACTCATCACGTGGTTTAGCTTTTCTTTCTTTAGTTGGTGTTTTTCTTATTTTAATTTCCATAAATGCCTCTCTCACCAGGCTGTAGCCTCAGATATATTCTTCTACTATCCGCAAATCGGTCTGGTATTAAAATTTTTCTTTGACATAGCACTAAATTAAACTTCTATCAAGACTTCGGTACTGAATTGCTTCGGCAACATGAGCAGGTTGAATATTCTTTTTGTTTTCCATATCGGCGATAGTACGGGACACTTTTAAGATACGGTTTACTGCCCGGGCGCTCAACCCCAGTTTTTCAATAGCCATTTCAATAAGCTTATGAGCTTCCTCATCTATCTGGCAGAAATTACGAATCTGCTTTTCAGTCATTCGG
Encoded proteins:
- a CDS encoding branched chain amino acid aminotransferase — protein: MEIKIRKTPTKERKAKPRDESKLGFGKVVTDHFFNMKYKEGKGWYDPVIEPYRKLQLDPTAMCLHYGQEIFEGLKAYRGPKDEIYLFRPMENIKRMNVSAERLCMPKMDEKIFLEAIKKLVILEKEWIPRGEGTSLYIRPTMIATEAALGVHPASEYLFFIVVGSVGAYYPQGFSPTKMYVSEEYVRAVRGGIGHIKAAGNYAASLYASRIATNMGYTQVLWLDSVEKKYVEEVGTSNIFFVIGNELVTPPLAGSILPGVTRNSVITLAKHLKTKVVERPISIDEVIAASKNGSLKEAFASGTAAIVSPVGHIHFRGKEYSINGGKTGALAEKLYNEILQIQYGLKNDPFGWRVKILDGKKTSRK